The Scylla paramamosain isolate STU-SP2022 chromosome 42, ASM3559412v1, whole genome shotgun sequence genome has a segment encoding these proteins:
- the LOC135093151 gene encoding very long chain fatty acid elongase 7-like isoform X1, with the protein MAHLVEKVVDGYNDIFINRRDPRVDGWLFMDSPWPTFFLCISYVLLVKVIGPRCMKNRPPFDLRRLLVFYNAAQVVFSTWLFYEIGMSGWFTHYSLRCQPVDYSDNPSAIRMAHASWWYYFSKFTEFLDTIFFVLHKKNEHISMLHVIHHGCMPMSVWFGVKFTAGGHSTFFGLVNTFVHIVMYVYYMLAAMGPKYRRYIWWKKYLTNFQMIQFILIFSHAFQLCFTECHYPRAFMWWIGGHAVMFFFLFSEFYIKAYLRGTSKLYMNGTSHLSKANGHTNGHIKHANGHANGKANGVANGYSNGHANGHANGTIHYRGSSTKETNGHIPQTEDTSINARVRRLVCMSVDTSLE; encoded by the exons atgGCGCACCTGGTGGAGAAGGTAGTGGACGGCTACAATGACATCTTCATCAACCGGCGAG ATCCGAGGGTTGACGGCTGGCTTTTCATGGATTCGCCGTGGCCCACCTTCTTCCTGTGCATCAGTTACGTGCTGCTAGTGAAGGTGATCGGGCCGCGCTGCATGAAGAATCGCCCTCCCTTTGATCTGAGGCGTCTCCTCGTCTTCTACAATGCAGCTCAAGTCGTCTTTTCCACCTGGTTATTCTACGAG ATTGGAATGAGTGGGTGGTTCACACATTATTCATTACGCTGTCAACCTGTTGATTATTCCGACAATCCTTCAGCTATCCGT ATGGCTCATGCTTCCTGGTGGTACTACTTTTCCAAGTTCACTGAATTCCTAGACACA attTTCTTTGTGCTGCACAAGAAAAATGAGCACATTTCAATGCTGCATGTCATCCATCATGGCTGTATGCCCATGAGTGTTTGGTTTGGAGTCAAGTTCACTGCAG GTGGGCACAGCACTTTCTTCGGCCTTGTCAACACCTTCGTGCATATCGTGATGTACGTGTACTACATGTTAGCCGCCATGGGACCCAAGTACCGCCGCTACATCTGGTGGAAGAAGTATCTCACCAACTTCCAGATGATCCAGTTCATCCTGATCTTCAGTCATGCATTCCAG CTGTGCTTCACTGAGTGTCACTACCCTCGTGCCTTCATGTGGTGGATTGGAGGTCATGCCGTTatgttcttcttcctgttctcggAGTTCTACATCAAGGCTTACCTTCGTGGTACCTCAAAGCTC TATATGAATGGGACCTCACATCTCTCCAAGGCAAATGGACATACCAATGGACATATCAAACATGCAAATGGTCATGCAAATGGCAAAGCAAATGGTGTAGCCAATGGTTACAGCAATGGCCATGCAAATGGCCATGCAAATGGAACTATCCATTACAGGGGATCTTCAACAAAGGAAACCAACGGCCACATTCCCCAGACTGAGGACACTTCCATCAATGCACGGGTGCGGCGGCTAGTGTGCATGAGTGTAGATACTAGCTTGGAATAA
- the LOC135093151 gene encoding very long chain fatty acid elongase 7-like isoform X2: protein MAHLVEKVVDGYNDIFINRRDPRVDGWLFMDSPWPTFFLCISYVLLVKVIGPRCMKNRPPFDLRRLLVFYNAAQVVFSTWLFYEFGMGGWFRGYSYRCQPVDYSQNPVAIRMAHASWWYYFSKFTEFLDTIFFVLHKKNEHISMLHVIHHGCMPMSVWFGVKFTAGGHSTFFGLVNTFVHIVMYVYYMLAAMGPKYRRYIWWKKYLTNFQMIQFILIFSHAFQLCFTECHYPRAFMWWIGGHAVMFFFLFSEFYIKAYLRGTSKLYMNGTSHLSKANGHTNGHIKHANGHANGKANGVANGYSNGHANGHANGTIHYRGSSTKETNGHIPQTEDTSINARVRRLVCMSVDTSLE, encoded by the exons atgGCGCACCTGGTGGAGAAGGTAGTGGACGGCTACAATGACATCTTCATCAACCGGCGAG ATCCGAGGGTTGACGGCTGGCTTTTCATGGATTCGCCGTGGCCCACCTTCTTCCTGTGCATCAGTTACGTGCTGCTAGTGAAGGTGATCGGGCCGCGCTGCATGAAGAATCGCCCTCCCTTTGATCTGAGGCGTCTCCTCGTCTTCTACAATGCAGCTCAAGTCGTCTTTTCCACCTGGTTATTCTACGAG TTCGGTATGGGTGGCTGGTTCCGTGGATACTCCTACCGTTGCCAGCCAGTCGACTACTCACAAAACCCAGTGGCCATCAGG ATGGCTCATGCTTCCTGGTGGTACTACTTTTCCAAGTTCACTGAATTCCTAGACACA attTTCTTTGTGCTGCACAAGAAAAATGAGCACATTTCAATGCTGCATGTCATCCATCATGGCTGTATGCCCATGAGTGTTTGGTTTGGAGTCAAGTTCACTGCAG GTGGGCACAGCACTTTCTTCGGCCTTGTCAACACCTTCGTGCATATCGTGATGTACGTGTACTACATGTTAGCCGCCATGGGACCCAAGTACCGCCGCTACATCTGGTGGAAGAAGTATCTCACCAACTTCCAGATGATCCAGTTCATCCTGATCTTCAGTCATGCATTCCAG CTGTGCTTCACTGAGTGTCACTACCCTCGTGCCTTCATGTGGTGGATTGGAGGTCATGCCGTTatgttcttcttcctgttctcggAGTTCTACATCAAGGCTTACCTTCGTGGTACCTCAAAGCTC TATATGAATGGGACCTCACATCTCTCCAAGGCAAATGGACATACCAATGGACATATCAAACATGCAAATGGTCATGCAAATGGCAAAGCAAATGGTGTAGCCAATGGTTACAGCAATGGCCATGCAAATGGCCATGCAAATGGAACTATCCATTACAGGGGATCTTCAACAAAGGAAACCAACGGCCACATTCCCCAGACTGAGGACACTTCCATCAATGCACGGGTGCGGCGGCTAGTGTGCATGAGTGTAGATACTAGCTTGGAATAA